One window of Bifidobacterium pseudocatenulatum DSM 20438 = JCM 1200 = LMG 10505 genomic DNA carries:
- a CDS encoding MetQ/NlpA family ABC transporter substrate-binding protein — translation MRNKKLLGALLAVTTLATFGLAGCGDSGSNGSASKEDDKTITVAASPTPHAEILNKAVKSLVEKDGYKLEVKEFTDYVQPNTATEDGEVDANYFQHKPYLDNFNKEKGTHLVSVEGIHFEPFGLYPGKTKDLQNLQDGATVAVPNDATNEARALLLLQDAGLIKLKNPKDINATPKDVTSNPKNLKFKELEAAVVPTVIKDVDIAALNGNYAIQAGFDPTKDTLVTEKADGLAAKTYQNILVVKEGNENTAKTKELKKALKSDEVRDYINKNYKGAVVPVF, via the coding sequence ATGCGTAACAAGAAGCTTCTCGGCGCGCTGCTCGCCGTCACCACGCTCGCGACCTTCGGTCTGGCCGGCTGCGGCGACTCTGGCTCCAACGGCTCCGCCTCCAAGGAGGATGACAAGACCATCACCGTGGCGGCCTCCCCGACCCCGCACGCGGAAATCCTAAACAAGGCCGTCAAGTCGCTCGTCGAGAAAGATGGTTATAAGCTCGAAGTCAAGGAGTTCACCGATTACGTTCAGCCGAACACCGCCACCGAGGATGGTGAAGTGGACGCCAACTACTTCCAGCACAAGCCGTACCTCGACAACTTCAACAAGGAGAAGGGCACGCATCTGGTGTCCGTGGAGGGTATCCACTTCGAGCCATTCGGCCTATACCCTGGCAAGACCAAGGATTTGCAGAATCTGCAGGATGGCGCCACCGTGGCCGTGCCGAACGACGCCACCAACGAGGCCCGTGCGCTTCTGCTGCTGCAGGATGCCGGTCTGATCAAGCTGAAGAATCCGAAGGACATCAACGCCACTCCGAAGGACGTCACCTCCAATCCGAAGAACCTGAAGTTCAAGGAGCTTGAGGCCGCCGTGGTTCCGACCGTCATCAAGGATGTCGACATCGCGGCACTGAACGGAAACTACGCCATTCAAGCCGGCTTCGACCCGACCAAGGACACACTGGTCACCGAAAAGGCCGACGGCCTGGCCGCGAAAACCTACCAGAACATCCTCGTGGTGAAGGAAGGCAACGAGAACACCGCCAAGACCAAGGAGCTCAAGAAGGCTTTGAAGTCCGACGAGGTGCGCGACTACATCAACAAGAACTACAAGGGCGCTGTGGTGCCGGTCTTCTAA
- a CDS encoding methionine ABC transporter ATP-binding protein: protein MTIQIDHLHKSYGSGAEAHEVLHDINLTIDSGEVFGILGSSGAGKSTLVRCINLLERPTSGKVRVDGEDITDAKGKELADVRAGIGMIFQNFSLFQQRTVLRNVTFPLELNHTPKNKREERARYLLDLVGLADLADRYPSQLSGGQQQRVAIARALANNPSIMLCDEATSALDSTTTAQILDLLRRINRELNVTLVIITHSLSVARNICDRVAMIDGGRIVEMGDTEELFSNPQSDILKTLITDAKVENHRHKHDSASSDEQTDSPTKEEVK from the coding sequence ATGACGATTCAGATCGACCATCTGCACAAAAGCTATGGCAGTGGCGCCGAGGCGCATGAGGTGCTGCACGACATCAACCTGACCATCGATTCGGGTGAAGTCTTCGGCATCCTCGGCTCCTCCGGCGCGGGCAAGTCCACGTTGGTGCGCTGCATCAATCTGCTGGAACGTCCCACTTCCGGCAAAGTGCGCGTCGATGGTGAGGACATCACCGACGCGAAAGGCAAGGAGCTGGCGGACGTGCGTGCCGGAATCGGCATGATCTTCCAGAATTTCAGCCTGTTCCAGCAGCGCACAGTGCTGCGCAACGTCACGTTCCCACTGGAGCTCAACCATACGCCGAAAAACAAGCGCGAGGAGCGTGCCCGCTATCTGCTTGACCTGGTTGGATTGGCCGATCTGGCCGACCGCTATCCGAGCCAGCTGTCCGGCGGCCAGCAGCAGCGCGTGGCCATCGCACGCGCGTTGGCCAACAATCCGTCCATCATGCTGTGCGACGAGGCCACCAGCGCACTCGACTCCACCACGACTGCGCAGATCCTTGACCTGCTGCGCCGCATCAACCGCGAGCTCAACGTGACGCTGGTCATCATCACGCATTCGTTGTCCGTGGCACGCAACATCTGCGACCGTGTGGCCATGATTGATGGCGGACGCATCGTGGAGATGGGCGATACGGAGGAATTGTTCTCCAATCCGCAAAGCGACATTCTGAAAACACTGATCACCGATGCGAAAGTGGAGAACCATCGCCATAAGCATGATTCCGCTTCGTCCGATGAGCAGACGGACTCGCCGACCAAGGAAGAGGTGAAGTGA
- a CDS encoding methionine ABC transporter permease, with the protein MGQIISQFIADYGELLVEGVRDTIIMTAVATLLAYVIGLPVGVLLITSAKKGIRPNATLNTVLGWIVNIVRSVPFIILLVAIIPLTRLIVGTSLGVPGAIVPLVITAAPFVARVVEQSLAEVDGSLVEAAQSFGASNLQIVFKVLLFESLPSLVRGAALTFITLFGFSAMAGTVGAGGLGDIAIRYGYQRYQYDVMTVAVILCVILVQIVQTIGDVASDHIDHHER; encoded by the coding sequence ATGGGACAGATTATCTCGCAATTCATCGCCGATTATGGCGAACTGCTGGTCGAGGGAGTACGTGACACGATCATCATGACCGCGGTAGCGACGCTACTCGCGTATGTGATCGGCCTACCTGTGGGCGTACTGCTCATCACCTCAGCAAAGAAGGGCATCCGCCCGAATGCGACACTCAACACCGTGCTCGGCTGGATCGTGAACATCGTGCGTTCCGTACCATTCATCATTCTTCTGGTGGCCATCATCCCGTTGACCCGACTGATTGTCGGCACTTCGCTCGGCGTGCCGGGAGCCATCGTGCCGCTGGTCATCACCGCGGCGCCGTTCGTGGCACGCGTGGTGGAGCAGTCGCTCGCCGAAGTGGACGGAAGTCTGGTGGAGGCCGCGCAAAGCTTCGGTGCCAGCAATCTGCAGATCGTGTTCAAAGTGCTGCTGTTCGAAAGCCTGCCGTCGCTGGTGCGCGGCGCAGCACTGACGTTCATCACCCTGTTCGGCTTCTCCGCCATGGCCGGCACCGTCGGCGCAGGCGGTTTGGGCGATATCGCCATCCGCTACGGCTACCAGCGTTACCAGTACGACGTGATGACCGTGGCTGTGATTCTGTGCGTCATCCTCGTACAGATCGTGCAGACCATCGGCGACGTGGCGTCCGACCACATCGACCATCACGAGCGCTAA